From the genome of Acidobacteriota bacterium, one region includes:
- a CDS encoding DUF5674 family protein, with protein MNDDQMVVQETIFIVLCPVYNAEVTEDPHSEIVIISEPISTQRVAEMAAERFGDMVKAVVDTNRRLLALGGELHSDEEAALLELGSTQADLWGINIYPDQQRSEWIEFDSLINIRPRLGNRSRGVEDAGTRQLICEIVDSLIR; from the coding sequence GTGAACGACGATCAAATGGTGGTGCAAGAGACGATCTTCATTGTCCTATGCCCGGTGTATAATGCCGAGGTGACCGAAGACCCCCACAGCGAAATTGTTATCATCAGCGAGCCTATTAGCACACAGCGCGTAGCCGAGATGGCGGCCGAACGGTTCGGCGATATGGTTAAGGCAGTCGTGGACACCAACCGGCGACTGCTTGCGCTAGGCGGGGAACTGCACTCCGATGAGGAGGCCGCGCTATTGGAGCTGGGTTCAACACAAGCAGACCTGTGGGGTATAAACATCTATCCGGACCAGCAAAGATCAGAATGGATCGAGTTTGACTCCCTCATCAACATCAGGCCAAGACTCGGTAATCGCTCCCGCGGTGTAGAAGACGCCGGCACGCGACAACTGATCTGCGAGATCGTCGATTCCCTCATACGATGA
- a CDS encoding protein phosphatase 2C domain-containing protein, which yields MDLKVGYICDRGLNPKRPVNQDRFLAIPERGLFAVFDGVGGQRAGEIASQTAADTIEEAISHNSKKDPSAELIRRAIDFANRDVFELAESDPAYKTMATTVALIHIDGGRVTVAHVGDSRVYRLENGRFHRETVDHTDLNDDIRAGRMIGEQAAELATNIINRALGVESMVEVEIKSIDARDGARFLLCSDGIYRHLSDEEIARVLAEHKDPQRAADELKRIVHQRGADDNLTAVVVQMGRARQTPIIAIDDGMPERPERNDKRTVSAGAAAASRIPERGGRIQVEFNRARPDPDEAPRPLDRNSLSGRYEAKSSRPGSRFLMYSLLVLVLIAGAFYAGLRAPDFIKDRKADSNTNAAADPLLIGREAFEKGDYRFAAAEFESLAKRDPSNARALYWLGRALLEERNYASAAKSFEEAAARQPSLYDAYVQQAAAYEAMGEKSKAASALSRYAEERRKNERGTMNDGR from the coding sequence ATGGACCTCAAAGTCGGCTACATCTGTGACCGCGGGTTGAACCCCAAACGCCCGGTCAATCAGGACCGCTTTCTGGCGATTCCCGAGCGAGGCCTTTTCGCCGTGTTCGACGGGGTGGGCGGTCAGCGCGCAGGCGAAATCGCCAGCCAGACTGCCGCCGATACAATCGAAGAAGCCATCAGCCACAACTCCAAAAAAGATCCCTCGGCCGAACTCATACGCCGCGCGATCGACTTTGCCAACCGCGATGTGTTCGAGCTGGCTGAGAGCGATCCGGCGTATAAAACAATGGCGACGACCGTCGCGCTGATACACATCGACGGCGGCCGAGTCACTGTAGCTCACGTCGGCGACAGCCGGGTTTACCGTTTGGAAAACGGGCGCTTCCACCGCGAGACGGTCGATCATACTGATTTGAACGACGACATCAGAGCCGGTCGAATGATTGGCGAACAGGCAGCCGAGCTTGCCACCAACATCATCAATCGCGCGCTTGGAGTCGAAAGCATGGTAGAAGTCGAGATCAAATCGATCGATGCTCGAGACGGCGCGCGGTTCCTCTTATGCAGCGACGGCATCTACCGTCATTTGTCCGACGAAGAGATCGCGCGGGTGCTGGCTGAGCACAAGGACCCGCAGCGCGCGGCTGACGAGTTGAAGCGAATAGTTCACCAGCGCGGCGCCGACGACAATCTAACCGCCGTCGTCGTGCAAATGGGCCGCGCACGCCAGACCCCGATCATCGCGATTGATGATGGAATGCCCGAGCGCCCCGAGCGGAATGATAAACGCACGGTGAGCGCCGGAGCTGCGGCGGCTTCGCGAATTCCGGAGCGCGGCGGCCGTATTCAGGTCGAATTCAACCGCGCGCGGCCCGATCCGGACGAAGCGCCCCGCCCGCTCGACCGCAACAGTCTTAGCGGACGCTATGAAGCAAAAAGCAGCAGGCCGGGCTCGCGATTCTTGATGTACTCGTTGCTTGTACTGGTGCTGATCGCCGGAGCATTCTATGCCGGCCTCCGGGCGCCAGACTTCATCAAGGATCGTAAAGCTGATTCGAATACGAACGCCGCGGCCGATCCCTTGCTGATCGGACGAGAGGCATTCGAGAAAGGCGATTATAGATTTGCAGCGGCCGAATTCGAATCGCTAGCCAAGCGCGATCCTTCAAACGCCCGGGCGTTATATTGGCTTGGACGCGCTCTGCTTGAAGAACGCAACTACGCGAGTGCCGCAAAGAGCTTCGAGGAAGCGGCTGCGCGGCAGCCGTCGTTGTACGATGCTTACGTGCAGCAGGCCGCGGCGTATGAAGCGATGGGCGAGAAGTCCAAAGCCGCTTCAGCGCTGTCGCGCTACGCCGAAGAACGACGCAAGAATGAACGCGGAACGATGAATGACGGACGATAA
- a CDS encoding Uma2 family endonuclease, with product MSTAELVDSQVAFSPLLRHYTLGEFWELPEPPDRWHYDLIGGVLYMVPPPDPPRGDLVSRMNQSLVVFLDANGNLGSVYHPREAIYIDSTNVEPDMMYVSSELASRMGRRRTSADIVFEYLSKSTAVYDRTTKADTYLALGVRELWLIDPTTRTIEVRHWTAPVRDGGLPRWEVVVYSEGESAESRVLSGWRVSVNRLFDDLV from the coding sequence ATGTCTACCGCCGAACTAGTCGATTCACAGGTAGCGTTCTCGCCGTTGCTGCGTCACTACACGCTCGGCGAGTTTTGGGAGTTGCCCGAACCGCCGGACCGTTGGCACTACGATCTGATCGGAGGAGTTCTCTATATGGTCCCACCGCCCGATCCTCCGCGCGGCGATCTCGTCTCTAGAATGAATCAATCGCTCGTCGTATTCCTTGACGCGAATGGGAACCTGGGCAGTGTCTACCATCCGCGTGAAGCGATCTACATCGACAGCACCAACGTCGAGCCGGACATGATGTACGTCTCTAGCGAGCTCGCTTCTCGAATGGGGCGGCGGCGAACGTCAGCCGACATCGTGTTCGAATACCTGTCCAAGAGCACGGCGGTTTATGATCGCACCACCAAGGCGGATACCTACCTCGCGCTAGGCGTTCGGGAACTCTGGCTGATCGATCCGACTACACGAACGATCGAAGTGCGGCATTGGACCGCGCCCGTTAGAGATGGTGGTCTGCCTAGATGGGAGGTAGTAGTGTACAGCGAGGGTGAATCAGCGGAGTCGCGGGTCCTATCAGGCTGGCGCGTATCGGTGAACCGGCTGTTCGACGACCTTGTCTAA